DNA from Polaribacter sp. NJDZ03:
TAATTTCGGAATTAAAAAAGGACATTTAGAAACCATACATGCATACACAAACGACCAAAATTTGGTAGACAATATGCATAGTAAAAATAGAAGAGGAAGAGCTGCCGCTTTAAATATGGTGATTACAGAAACGGGTGCTGGTGCAGCAGTTGCAAAGGCAATTCCTGCATTGGCAGGTAAATTAACATCTAATGCAATTAGAGTTCCAGTTCCTAATGGATCTTTGGCAATTCTTAATTTGCAGTTAAATACAATGGTTTCAACAGAACGTGTAAACTCAATTATAAAAAAATATGCCTTAGAAGGCGATTTGGTAGAACAAATTAAATATTCATTAGACAATGAGTTGGTGTCTTCAGATATTCTAGGGTCTACAGCGCCTTCAATTTTCGATAGTAAATCTACAATTACAGACAAGGAAACTATTGTAATTTATATTTGGTACGACAATGAATACGGATATTCACATCAAGTAATGCGTCTTGCAAAACACATTGCCAAAGTAAGAAGGTATACCTATTATTAAAAGTCTCTTAGTGCAAGTTCATTCAATAAAAATTGAATGTAAAAGTCCGGAACATTTTTTGTTTCGGACTTTGTTTTTTAGAAGCTATTTCCTGCTTTCACTACTCGCTTTTATTGCCAAAAAAAAAATGGCAATAAAGAGCTCAAACAGACCGTTCAATCAGGGCTAAACTTGTTTGGCAGCTTTTGTAATTATTTTAGAGAATATTTTCTAATTACTTAAGTTTTTAAGTTGTAATAAAATTTAACTTTACTTATTTTAGAAAATAAAAAATTCAATCATAACAGTCTTATTTATTCTTCTTCAAAGAAATCAATAACAGCTTCAAACTCTTCATTTAAAAACTCTTCTTTACTCATAAAATATTCAGAGGTTGTCATTCTGTAGCCTGTTTCATTTTTTTCTAAATACCAAATAATATCATTCGCTTCCACAAAAGCTTCTTCAGCATTTAATTGATCTGCAAATAATCGTTTAATCACATTATGGCTATCTAAGTTTTGAGCAAAACATTTTAAGGCAATTTCTTTCGTAATATTTGTTTCAGCATTTCTAGCTGGAGTAATTTCAAAATCTACAACAGTCGCTTTTGTATTAGGGAATTTACCATTAAAAGCTTTGTATAAAAGTTGATTGATAATAAATAACGTTTTATGTAATTCAATTTTTGGGTATTCTTCAGAAATTTTATCTACTAACATTTCATAAGAAAGAGAATCTATTTGTCCTTCATTTAAAACTTCAGATAATTTATAATCTAATACAATGGCAGCTGCTTCATTAGGTTCTTTATCAGATATTGCCATAAAAAGTAAATCTCTTAATTCTTTTATATCATTTACTTCGTTATTGGCAAAATCAAAACGTACCAAAAGTTCTTTGTAATCTTCAATGCTCCAGGCATTTTCAAGATCATCAACTGTAGAAATTTTCTTTATTTTAATAGCGTATTTCATTTTTTACTTCATTTTTGAATGTCCATGTAAATTACATATTATTCAAATTAATAACAAGTTATTTAGTAGTATTATTGTTTTTTTAACAGAAAACAGTTGTCTTTTTTTAGTTATAAAAAGCTTATTATTTTAGACTGTTTTTTTGATTAAACAAACTTTTGTAGCCAACCCTCTTTTTACTATTTTTACACATCTTAATAATCCATTTTTATATGAAATCTCATCAAGATTTACCCTATTTTCAAATACCAGAACCTTCAACAGAATTTACTGCGGGTTCAACAACTAGTAGAATGATAGATGGTTTAGGGTTTAGATATTATTGGGCAACAGATGGTTTAGTAGAAAAAGATTTAACTTTTAAGCCAAATTTAGAAGCAAGAACAACAGAAGAAACGATAGATCATATTTATAATTTATCAATAAGAATTTTATATGCTACTTTAAAAAAGGTAAATGGAGGTGAGCAACCTGAGCTCACATTTGTAGAAAAAAGGAAAAAAACACTAGAAAACTTATTACAAGCAAGTACAATTCTTAGAGAAAGTAAAGATGTTTCTGATTATAAAATTTTATTTCCAGATAAAGAGTTTTCTTTTTGGTGTGTAATAAACGGACCAATTGCAGATGCAATTTGGCATGTTGGACAAATAGTTTCGTTTAGGCGCTCTACTGGTAACCCTTTTTCAAACAGAGTAAGTGTATTAACAGGAAAACAACAAGATTAATTTTTTATTTAAGAATGACAATTCAACAAAAAATAGTAGCACTTCGTGATGAATTAAATACACATAATTACAATTATTATGGGTTAGATAACGCATCAATTTCAGATTACGAGTTCGATATAAAATTAAAAGAATTAGAAAAGTTAGAAGCGGAAAACCCTGAGTTTTTTGATCCAAATTCTCCAACGCAAAGAGTAGGAGGTACGGTAACAAAAAACTTTAATACGGTTGTTCATAAAAATAGAATGTATTCTTTAAGCAACTCCTATTCTAAAGAAGATTTATTAGATTGGGAAGAAAGAGTGCAAAAAGTTTTAGGAACAACAGATGTAGAATATACATGTGAGTTAAAATTTGATGGGGCTTCCATCAATTTAACTTATGAAAATGGTCAGTTTGTTAAAGCGGTAACACGTGGCGACGGTTTTCAGGGAGATGAAGTAACCCCTAATATAAAAACAATTCGTTCTATTCCTTTAAGTATAAAAGAAGACTTCGTTTCCAATTTCGAAATGCGAGGAGAAATCATTTTACCTATTGAAGGTTTTAATAAAATGAATGAAGAGCGTGTAGAAAACGGAGAAGAAGAATATAGAAATCCAAGAAATACCGCAAGCGGAAGCTTAAAATTGCAAGACAGTACAGAAGTTGCAAAAAGACCTTTAGATTGTTTGTTATATCAAGTGGTAACGGAAGAACGTAAATATAAAACCCATTTTGAGAGTTTAGAAAACGCTAGAAAAGTTGGTTTTAAAGTTCCAGAAACCATCACTTTGGTAAAATCTATTGATGAAGTTTTCGATTTCATCACCAATTGGGATACAAAACGACACAGTTTACCTTACGAAACTGACGGAATTGTAGTTAAAGTAAATAATTTATATCAACAAGAAGAATTAGGGTACACAGCAAAAGCACCAAGATGGGCAATTGCGTATAAGTTTAAAGCCGAACAAGTTTCAACGGTTTTAAAAGAAATTACGTATCAGGTTGGTAGAACCGGCGCAATAACTCCGGTCGCAAATTTAGAACCTGTGCAATTAGCTGGTACAACAGTAAAAAGAGCCTCATTACACAATGCAGATCAAATTTCAAAATTAGATATTAGAGTAGGAGATACTGTTTTTGTGGAAAAAGGAGGAGAAATTATTCCTAAGATTATTGCAGTAGATTTTACAAAACGACCACAAGATTCTGAACATACAATTTACGCAACCAATTGTCCGGTGTGTAATACAGAATTGATAAGAACAGAAGGAGATGCAAAGCATTATTGTCCAAACGAGTTTGGATGTGCTCCTCAAATTACAGGAAGAATTCAGCATTTTATTTCTAGAAAAGCCATGGATATTGATGGTCTAGGAGGTGAAACGGTAGATTTATTACGAAAAGAAGGACTTGTTAAAAGTTATGCTGATTTATATGATCTAACAGTAGATCAGGTTATTCCGTTAGAAAGAATGGCAGAGAAATCTGCTCAGAATATGATTGACGGAATTATCAAATCGAAAGAAATTCCATTCGAAAAAGTATTATTTGCACTCGGAATTCGTTTTGTAGGAGAAACGGTAGCTAAAAAATTAGCAAAACATTTTAAATCAATAGACAATTTAATGTCTGCAGATTTAGAAACGTTAATAAGCGTAGACGAAATAGGAGAGAGAATAGCGCAAAGCATTATTGAATTTTCTACGAACCAAGAAAATATCGATTTAATAAATCGTTTAAAAATATCCGGAGTTCAATTAGAAGTTTCTGCTGAAAGTTTAGAAAATCAAACAGATAAATTAGCCGGACAAATATTTGTAGTGTCTGGTGTTTTTTATCAAATGAGTAGAAATGAATTAAAGAAAGCTATTGAAGACAATGGCGGAAAAGTAAGTTCATCAATCTCTAAAAAAACAAATTTTATTGTTGCTGGCGATAATATGGGGCCATCTAAACTTACAAAAGCACAAGATTTAGGAGTAGAAATTATTTCTGAGCAAGATTTTATAAATAAGATTAGTTAAAAACATAACTTTGGACTCTAATTTGCAGTAAATAATAGAAACAGGTGATACTATATTTTTAACTTAGGCAGCCGGAGATATAATAAAAAAATTGAAAAAACTTCTTTACACATATATAATATTAATTTCTGCAATTTCATTTTCTCAAACACAAGAAAAAGATTCGTTACCTATTAATCTAGACGATTATGTTTTTGTAAAGCCAGGAGATACGTTGGTGGTAAATCTCAATGAATTCTCCTTGTTGCCAAAACATAAATTCAAATCTAGAGATGATATTCGGTATTATCTATGGTTTCGTAGAAAAGTATTTAGAGCCTACCCTTATGCACAACTTGCTTCAGAAAGGTTAGATTCCTTAAATGTAAGATTAGAAAAAATTGAATCAAAAAGTAAGAGACGAAAGTACACAAGAATGATTCAAAAATATATAGAAGGCGAGTTTACAGATCAAATTAAAAAGATGACTACCACAGAAGGTAGAATTCTCATAAAGTTGATCCACCGTCAAACAGGTGAAACAGCATTCGGTAATATAAAAGAATTAAGAAGCGGTTGGAAAGCCTTTTGGTACAATACAACGGCAAATGTTTTTAAACTTTCATTAAAAACAGAATACCATCCAGAAACAGAAAATGAAGATTATCTAATAGAAGATATCTTGCAACGCGCATTTCAAGATGGTAAGCTTAAGCCTCAACAGTCAAAACTCAATTTCGATTTCGCTAAAATAATCATAGAAAGAAAGTCGGAAATTAATATAGAAGAATACAAACTGTTTTTTGCTAAAATGCGTAAAAAAGGAAAAATTAGAAAATCAAAGGATTAATATTTATTTTTGGGTGTTCCCTTTTTTTTAGTCTAATATATAAAGGTGTCGTTTTTTATTTAATTCCTAGTAACAGTTTAAATAAGCTATTGTAAAAAAAAAAGGTCGGGCTTTCCACTATATCTTTTTGCGAAAAGCAAAAAGGATGCCGTTTCTATCCCTAACACTGCTAACTTGCCAAATGAAGTTCTCTTTTCAGATTTCTTTCCAATATAAACACTAGCTTAATACTTAAGAAAAAATATACCTTCTTTCCTTAATATTTAAGACAACATTGTTGTTCAGACCTCACAGGTTTGTTAAAACCTGTGAGGTCTTAGAGTTCTAATAATTAAAAAATAAGTTATTTATGTTTTAAAGCTATTTATTTTTAGAACTTAGTATACTATTCCCCTCCAAACTAATACACCTTACTTCATCGGTTTTTTAGAGTAGTAATTTAATAATAATCCTTTTTTTACCATTTGTAAAGTACCCAATTGGTCAAATTCATACCATTTTATAAATATGCACCTATATATAATAGCTTATATTATTCCGGTTTTAAATAATTACTATGGAGAAATTTTCATTTCAAATACCTCCATAGTTGTTAGTCCAAGTACTTTTTTACAAAAAGAATCACAAAAAGAATAAGTTTAGCACCTAAAAAAGTGTTTTCTTCAACCAATAAAACGTATTTCAACCGCACTATTTCTAAGAATCATCCAGATTTCTTCAAATACCAAAGAACAAAAAGACTTAAATAGAACCTCGAGACATCTTATGTTTTCTATATTCCTATGTGTTAAAAACAAGTATCCACCTCCAAAACCACTACAATCACTCAACCCTCAAAATAACATCAAAAAAACTCCCCTCATAAACTACTAAAAACAAGCTTATTAAAACCCATTGTAAAATTAAATTAAAATAAAGCTAAAAAAATAGTTGTCAGGTTAAAAATGAGTTGTAAGTTTGCAGCCGCTAACGGTAATATCACACAGTTAGCCACGTTCATTGAGGAGTTGTAAGTAAGGTGAAGATTAGTTGTTTATCTAAATAAAATATCAAAATTTTATTAAAAATAAATTTCAATATTCCTTAGGTTTCTAATTAAAAAGAGTTGTATGTTTGCAGTCCGAAATTTTCGGCAAAAACGTTCAGAGATTTTTAGTTTTAAAGCAAATAAAGAAATAAAAAAAGTTTAATTTTTTATTGTCAGATTAGAAATAGTTTGTATGTTTGCAGCCGCTAAGAGTTACAGCGAAAAAGATCAAAGAAAATTTGGAATGATTATTAAAAAAGTCAGTTAGTTCGATTCTAACCTTTCTACAAAGTTTTAACCAATAAACAACTTTAAGTTGTTAATTAAGATTGAAACAAAGTTCATTGAAAATATTGAAATTGACAGCGTAATTAAAGAGTAGAATAACCATGTTTAGATTTATTTAAACAAATTCTTTTGAAACTTATTCATTAAAATATTTAAAATATACAATGAAGAGTTTGATCCTGGCTCAGGATGAACGCTAGCGGCAGGCTTAACACATGCAAGTCGAGGGGTAACATTGTGCTTGCACAGATGACGACCGGCGCACGGGTGCGTAACGCGTATAGAACCTACCTTTTACTGGAGAATAGCCTTTAGAAATGAAGATTAATGCTCCATAGTATTGAGACTCGGCATCGAGTTTTAATTAAAGATTTATTGGTAAAAGATGGCTATGCGTCCTATTAGTTAGATGGTAAGGTAACGGCTTACCATGACTTTGATAGGTAGGGGTCCTGAGAGGGAGATCCCCCACACTGGTACTGAGACACGGACCAGACTCCTACGGGAGGCAGCAGTGAGGAATATTGGGCAATGGAGGCAACTCTGACCCAGCCATGCCGCGTGAAGGATGACTGCCCTATGGGTTGTAAACTTCTTTTATACAGGAAGAAACACTGGTATGTATACCAGCTTGACGGTACTGTAAGAATAAGGACCGGCTAACTCCGTGCCAGCAGCCGCGGTAATACGGAGGGTCCGAGCGTTATCCGGAATCATTGGGTTTAAAGGGTCCGCAGGCGGTCAATTAAGTCAGAGGTGAAATCCCATAGCTCAACTATGGAACTGCCTTTGATACTGGTTGACTTGAGTCATATGGAAGTAGATAGAATGTGTAGTGTAGCGGTGAAATGCATAGATATTACACAGAATACCGATTGCGAAGGCAGTCTACTACGTATGTACTGACGCTGAGGGACGAAAGCGTGGGGAGCGAACAGGATTAGATACCCTGGTAGTCCACGCCGTAAACGATGGATACTAGTTGTTGGGTGTATGCTCAGTGACTAAGCGAAAGTGATAAGTATCCCACCTGGGGAGTACGGTCGCAAGACTGAAACTCAAAGGAATTGACGGGGGCCCGCACAAGCGGTGGAGCATGTGGTTTAATTCGATGATACGCGAGGAACCTTACCAGGGCTTAAATGTAGTCTGACAGCTTTAGAGATAGAGTTTTCTTCGGACAGATTACAAGGTGCTGCATGGTTGTCGTCAGCTCGTGCCGTGAGGTGTCAGGTTAAGTCCTATAACGAGCGCAACCCCTGTCGTTAGTTGCCAGCATGTTATGATGGGGACTCTAACGAGACTGCCTACGCAAGTAGTGAGGAAGGTGGGGATGACGTCAAATCATCACGGCCCTTACGTCCTGGGCCACACACGTGCTACAATGGTATGGACAATGAGCAGCCATCTGGCAACAGAGAGCGAATCTATAAACCATATCACAGTTCGGATCGGAGTCTGCAACTCGACTCCGTGAAGCTGGAATCGCTAGTAATCGGATATCAGCCATGATCCGGTGAATACGTTCCCGGGCCTTGTACACACCGCCCGTCAAGCCATGGAAGCTGGGAGTGCCTGAAGTCGGTCACCGTGAGGAGCCGCCTAGGGTAAAACTGGTAACTAGGGCTAAGTCGTAACAAGGTAGCCGTACCGGAAGGTGCGGCTGGAACACCTCCTTTCT
Protein-coding regions in this window:
- the ligA gene encoding NAD-dependent DNA ligase LigA, which encodes MTIQQKIVALRDELNTHNYNYYGLDNASISDYEFDIKLKELEKLEAENPEFFDPNSPTQRVGGTVTKNFNTVVHKNRMYSLSNSYSKEDLLDWEERVQKVLGTTDVEYTCELKFDGASINLTYENGQFVKAVTRGDGFQGDEVTPNIKTIRSIPLSIKEDFVSNFEMRGEIILPIEGFNKMNEERVENGEEEYRNPRNTASGSLKLQDSTEVAKRPLDCLLYQVVTEERKYKTHFESLENARKVGFKVPETITLVKSIDEVFDFITNWDTKRHSLPYETDGIVVKVNNLYQQEELGYTAKAPRWAIAYKFKAEQVSTVLKEITYQVGRTGAITPVANLEPVQLAGTTVKRASLHNADQISKLDIRVGDTVFVEKGGEIIPKIIAVDFTKRPQDSEHTIYATNCPVCNTELIRTEGDAKHYCPNEFGCAPQITGRIQHFISRKAMDIDGLGGETVDLLRKEGLVKSYADLYDLTVDQVIPLERMAEKSAQNMIDGIIKSKEIPFEKVLFALGIRFVGETVAKKLAKHFKSIDNLMSADLETLISVDEIGERIAQSIIEFSTNQENIDLINRLKISGVQLEVSAESLENQTDKLAGQIFVVSGVFYQMSRNELKKAIEDNGGKVSSSISKKTNFIVAGDNMGPSKLTKAQDLGVEIISEQDFINKIS
- a CDS encoding DUF4294 domain-containing protein, translated to MKKLLYTYIILISAISFSQTQEKDSLPINLDDYVFVKPGDTLVVNLNEFSLLPKHKFKSRDDIRYYLWFRRKVFRAYPYAQLASERLDSLNVRLEKIESKSKRRKYTRMIQKYIEGEFTDQIKKMTTTEGRILIKLIHRQTGETAFGNIKELRSGWKAFWYNTTANVFKLSLKTEYHPETENEDYLIEDILQRAFQDGKLKPQQSKLNFDFAKIIIERKSEINIEEYKLFFAKMRKKGKIRKSKD